In a single window of the Zea mays cultivar B73 chromosome 5, Zm-B73-REFERENCE-NAM-5.0, whole genome shotgun sequence genome:
- the LOC100282389 gene encoding RING-type E3 ubiquitin transferase — protein MATGGKSAAPQPPPAASSSSERALESVHFSSGNPRIEETRGVVVLHPDPPAAASWSHVPLGRKPRVCVLAVPNHMTYADFCRFCGAFVPHTLEMRIVRTDGAEDQYSVLINFDTQSSTDSFYKHFNGKQFSSLEGGVCHVRFVEEVHYTELIEHAHTSVTNLAEQPTCPVCLERLDQDPGGILTTICNHSFHCSCISKWTDSSCPVCRYCQQQPEKSMCSICGTSENLWICLICGHVGCGRYKGGHAIEHWKETQHCYSLELETQKVWDYAGDNYVHRLIQSKTDGKLVEYNFHGDHTAESTCSLCSGDAAMDEALLNSKFEAIVEEYNDLVTFQLEKQRNYYESLLLEVKEETEKEISAATEKAMSTKLQKLEVKFDKCMEEKKFLDEVNGNLVKNQEMWIETIRKAQAREQAALRLKDEKIEKLQEELRGLIAHFDCQSDTAQASNAISSDIPGGMILPVASESSSSGGVVGGTGNGEQN, from the exons ATGGCGACCGGTGGCAAGTCCGCTGCCCCTCAGCCACCTCCCGCCGCGTCCTCCTCCTCCGAACGCGCGCTGGAGTCAGTCCACTTCTCTTCCGGAAACCCTCGCATCGAGGAGACCCGCGGCGTCGTCGTCCTCCACCCCGACCCGCCCGCGGCCGCCTCCTGGTCTCATGTCCCG TTGGGGAGGAAGCCGCGGGTGTGCGTGCTCGCCGTGCCCAACCACATGACCTACGCCGACTTCTGCCGTTTCTGCGGCGCCTTCGTCCCTCACACACTCGAGATGCGCATCGTCAG AACTGATGGAGCAGAGGACCAGTACAGCGTTCTTATAAATTTTGACACTCAGAGCTCCACAGACAGCTTCTATAAGCACTTCAACGGGAAGCAGTTCTCTTCGCTGGAG GGGGGTGTCTGCCATGTCCGTTTTGTGGAAGAGGTGCACTACACTGAATTGATTGAGCATGCACATACCTCAGTTACAAACTTGGCTGAGCAACCTACATGCCCAGTATGTCTTG AACGACTTGACCAAGATCCTGGAGGTATTCTCACAACAATCTGCAACCATTCTTTCCACTGCTCGTGCATATCAAAATGGACAGACTCCTCATGCCCG GTCTGTAGATATTGTCAGCAGCAACCAGAGAAATCCATGTGTTCTATTTGCGGAACTTCGGAGAATCTTTGGATATGTCTAATCTGTGGCCATGTTGGCTGTGGAAG GTACAAGGGTGGACATGCTATTGAACACTGGAAGGAAACTCAACATTGTTATTCACTTGAGTTAGAGACACAAAAAGTGTGGGACTATGCTGGGGACAACTATGTACATCGGCTTATTCAGTCAAAAACAGATGGAAAGCTAGTTGAGTACAATTTCCATGGTGATCACACAGCAGAGAGCACGTGTTCACTATGCAGTGGTGATGCCGCAATGGATGAAGCTCTACTGAACAGTAAATTTGAAGCT ATTGTTGAAGAGTACAATGATCTCGTCACATTTCAACTTGAAAAGCAAAGAAAT TACTATGAGTCACTTCTACTAGAAGTCAAGGAGGAAACTGAGAAAGAAATTTCTGCTGCTACTGAGAAAGCCATGAGCACAAAACTCCAAAAGTTGGAAGTAAAGTTTGACAAGTGTATGGAAGAGAAAAAATTTCTTGATGAA GTAAATGGCAATCTTGTCAAGAATCAGGAGATGTGGATTGAAACTATACGAAAAGCACAAGCAAG GGAGCAAGCTGCGCTCAGATTAAAAGATGAGAAGATCGAAAAACTTCAGGAAGAG CTAAGAGGTTTGATAGCCCATTTCGACTGCCAAAGTGACACTGCACAAGCTTCAAATGCGATCTCGAGCGATATACCAGGGGGCATGATTCTTCCGGTAGCATCAGAATCGTCCTCGAGCGGCGGCGTTGTTGGTGGCACTGGAAACGGGGAGCAAAATTGA